In Drosophila ananassae strain 14024-0371.13 chromosome 3R, ASM1763931v2, whole genome shotgun sequence, the DNA window ACCTATTCAAAAGTAGCGGCGAGTGTACCATCAAATCTGGCATGGAGCTGTGGCACGAGGACTACGAGAAACGATTCCTGCTTAACGCCGAAAAAACGAAGGCGCAGATCCGGAAGTACATGATCGCGTACGACAAAAGAGAACGGGTAGCAGCTGAAGCAGCCAAAAACAGTGAGGCCGATGCCGACGGGTGGGTGACCGTCGGAAAGGATGGCCGGAACGCCGGCTTCGAGCAGAAGGAGTCGGTGATCAATCGCGTGGAACGCAAATTGGCGTCGGACAAGAAGACCAAGGAGCTGAAAAACTTCTACACCTTCCAGATTCGCGAGAGTAAGATGCAGAACATCGTCGAGATGCGCAAGAAGTTCGAGGAGGACAAGCGAAAGATCGAGCTGCTGAAGCAGTCGCGTCGCTTCAAACCATTTTAGACCATACTCTTAGGATTAAATCGAATAAAACTTCTTTATGATACACTCACGAAACACCCGAGCCGGTTGACTTGACCGGCAGTAAATCCTCATAAATTCGGTGGTGCCATTGACACTTTTGCCGCGACCAAGCCTGGCCTGGACTGGCCGGGCCAAAAATTCACAGCCAATGCCATAACTTATAACTGGTCGCAGTCAGAGGCGGCCATAAAAGCGCATAAAAAGCGAACAAAAAGAAAGCCAAATTGACGGTGGGGAAAGGAAGAAGACGGCCAACAACAACCGCTGAGCTTATTGTGTGATAATCGTGTATGGTTTATGTTAATTTGGGAAatgataaaaatatttcgcttaTCAGTTTTAATCATCATAATCGTCGCTGTGCCGTCGTCGCAGCTTACGGCTTGCGACGATCTCCGCAACTCGTCCAGTCTACGCACAGCACGCGATCCCCCGACCCCAATTTGATGTATGCATTTCAGATAAGGTCCAGGGGTGGATTAGGTggggatattaaaaaaaaagtatattcaaaacatataatttttatggaTTGTGAACAAATTGTACATTTTTAAAAGCTATACCTCTAACTAAACTATAGTTTaagtaaaaatattcaatGGTTTATGAATAAGTAGTACCATAAATTATACTTTTTATTCAATTGTTTCTATTAAAtctaattaatataaataatcaAAGTAATTTTAGTACGCCCCTGACTTGTGGCGTGGCTAATGTGGCGCGCGTAAATTTTCGAGGCATCTGCAAGAGACCCTTGGTAACCCGAGTACCCACGGAGGCTTGGAGTTCTTTTGGTTGTTCGAGTCGTCGTCGGGTCCGGGATTGGGGTCCGATGGTATTGCTGGTGCCGTTGTTATTGTTGGCCTACTGTGGAGCCTAAAGACAGCATCACATTCATAATTTCTTCCGATTCGTATcgttttaaacattttaaattgaTGAAAATGCGATAAATCATAATCGCCAATGTCGGGACCAGGCCCAGACACTCGGGACACTTGGGGGAAACCTCGCTGGCAAACCCTGGCAACACTCGGTACCATGTCCGGGTGATGGAACGATTTATGAGCCTTTAATATTATAAAGTGTTAACGGAACGAGTTATTAAGGTAATATGAATGCGCATAAGTTAATAAAGGCTGGAAACGATTAGCATGGGCGGTGGTGGCAGCACAGCGATGCATCGTCTAAGGTTGCATTTAGGTAATCGCCAAGATGTGGCACCAGTATCAACCTCGGCTTGGCTCGGCTCTACAAGCCAACctaccagccagccagccagccgatcgtCGGACACACAAGATGTCGAAAAATATAACATGAGCCGACCACACGTATGTCTCCCATGCCGCACAGCTGGACACCGGGCTCAGTCCTCAGTGCTCCGGCCGTTCGATGAGATCGCTGGGCGTCCAacgagaaaaaataaacagactCGCCATATCTTGTGAGCAGAGCAATCAATAAATTTGAACACATGAGCGGACGCGAACGTAGACGGCACAACAGCCCAGCAACATCAACGATGGAACAACCGAAAACAACAGAATTACAACCAGGGCGATAAGTGCCATGACGACTGATTGGACAGGATGGATGGCCCATTGACCACGGAAACTGAAAGTGAATGATTGGAgactaatttatttatgaaagGGGTTAACTGAAAATTACGCCTAATTGTGGGATATTCCCACCAACATGCGGCAACAATCGGTTTGATGTTATGtgcaacatttttaattatctCCATTAAACATTGTATTTTCAGAACAAAACTGTATTCAAACCAGCTACTAGAGTCCTTAAATGATAATATAAGCAATATATCAATAAAGTTAAGGGttttaactaaaatattttcaaagaaaAGTCCTAATTGCTCAAACTTGATGTACGTTCTTTAAGttcaatttaaattgaaactttttgtattaaaaaaaacgtGATAAACTACAATATTTTTGGTACAATAGGCTAATAGTAAACCTCTCGAGGAGCTCCTCCTGTTtccacaacaacaactaatAACAATCCCCAAAATTGAACCACGACGAGGTGTCAACATCATCGGTTATGATAGGCTCCCTGCGAGCCGTCGAGGGACCGTATAAATTGTAACGCCGGGCTCCAGCTATAACTTCGCGGTAGCGTCTCATTGGCGTCCGGGACATGTGCAGTTCCATAAGATCCCAGTCATTAACATCACGGAAAACGGATCTGATCATGTGCATCCGGCCCAAGAGCTCTGTTTCCCGTATTCCCTCGTATCCACGTCCAGTTCGGGCCCGAAACGTCTTGTAGACCTCGCTCTGCTGCTTTGTCTCCGTGGCAGTTTGCAACTCCTTCCGATACAGGGCCCGGATGCCTCTGCCCAGGTGACGGATGTGCTCGAAATTGCGAACGTTTAGGCCCACCAGGGAAACAGCGTCCAAGTttagaagcttatgtccatcGATATAGTTCTCTCGAAACGTTTGCTGCAAGGATGCAAAGGAATTTTTAAATGATATCTTATAAAGACCCTGCAACATCTATTCTAAAATGTCAACAGAAGAGTAAAGTTCAAGGattaaaattcattaaaagcAGAGCCAAGAATTATATATTGCTCCTGAAAGTCATTACATCAGTTACCTTACCTCATACTCGGGGTATCCAAAATTGCGCAACCATTCGGCAACATCGTTAATGCTCCACTTGAAGACCTCAGAACGAGCTTGAGAATCCACCACAGCAGCACAGAGATTGAAAAGTGAATCCGGACTGGCCTTAAAAGGAAGTGGAACTTCCAAATCATCGTACTCCACCTCCGGGAACATGTAGCTAGGATATCGGAAACAAAAATCCTCCTCATCGCCTTGGGATGGGGTTTCACAAATGTCCGGACTATCCATATCCCTGACACTGCGCTGCAATGGCGTCGGTATCGAGGAGGACGAAGACGAGAACGACTCCATTCAAGCGGACCAGACAAGAAGTACTGTGCCTTGGTTAACCCAAATTTAGTTGCCTCACAACGCTTTGGTTGCGGTTTGGTTCCCCTCAAGAAGAAGTGGCTTTCGTGTCTGTTTACGTTGTTTGGTTGCTTTTCATTTGTTTCCTTTTCATTTATTATATGCCCTACTTCAGGAACTTCAAGACTTCCAGACATCGTGCGAAAATAAAAGTTATATTGCCAGGcgttgaaaatgtttttttttaaccttatATGCTAGTGTTCAGGACATGAACAATTCCTTTTgctaaaagtaaacaaatgtGAAACCcactttaagtttttttttgttatggAGTTCGACATCCtccaaaataaattattccaaatatttattcatccttaagaaatatttatttttagacaaTTTCCAATATTCCGATACCTTCCGGTGAGGTTCTTAGttccatttatttttactGTGATTGCATTTGCATATCCCTCCACCACAATTGTGGTGCTAGGGATGTTTGGGTACCAAATCCTCTAAAACCCAGGTGGGTGGTTTTGATGACGAAAAGTTTGTTTGGGGAACTCAGTCACGGCAGAACGCTTGTAAATGACACGAATATTGTTTAACACTTTCCGAATTTTCACTTTATTATGAAAGGTACTCACCCATAGAAGATAAAGGGGGATTAtgattttatattatttctgTACAAGTACGAATTTGTAAcgtaaaacacaaaaatctCAGGAGACAGCATGCATTAgttaatttaaaaaaggacCTGAGAACTATGAGTACCTTAAGCCATAGTAGCGGGTATCTTATAGTCAAGAATCTCAAATCTTGCGTGCCTAAGGATTTGTTTCCTTAAACCTTACAATGTTTGCTCACAATGACTTAATGGCGCAGAAAATTTGTTAAAGCATGCAATGCATATTTCCGATTGGTGTCACTTCTGTGATTGTGGTTTTCATTAGGGTTTTAAAGGGTTACGAGCACAATAACCCACATTGCCCACTCTCCGAAACGACAGTAGACAGCTTGGAGCTGTTGGAGTCTCCATGAGATCGGTAAATCCCGCGCCAATTAACCCCCAGCCCACAGAGCAAGAGAGATGCCGCATCGGCGATACGagttttgtgtttttagaCTCCGCCCCCTGGGAATGGATGCCTCGCATTGGCCAGATGCTGCCAAGCCATGGCCTCTCCGTAAGTTGGGGGCGCATGGGAACCGGAATCGCTGGAATGGGTGTGTTTGGTGTGTAGAGGGAATATAGGAACATATGGAGAAATCGGTAAACAAATCTCAGCGGCGATCGAGGAAACAATCTCCGGCCGAGCAAATGACACAGcggtgtgtttgtgtgtaaACAACCAAGCCAAACTGTATGGCAAGTATCTCATCCGTGTGTGGTTACAGTGGGTCTATGGTTTAGACTCTAAACTAGAATTCTATAAGTTTTAAATCTAATATCTAGAATAGGTTACACGGACATGAGTACTAATTTGAATGAATGGTAGCTCCCAGTGGAGGTTCAACTTCATGAACAACCCATAGAGACTCCCCCAAATAACCCTTTAATAGTCTTGCCCCACTGTAAACACCAGGAACACACAATCCAGTGAGATTTACCTAAACGCCAGACTTTTTTCGTGTAGTATGCGCCGCCAACGGCAATCGATCGATCGCTGTTGGGTTTGCTCCCGGCCGGTTCCGATCAGTTCTGTGTGGGCTGTCTTCCAAAGCGGTTTAAAGTCGACGGAGTGCTGGTCCTAGTCCAACCCATAATATCGCGTTTTCCTCACCTTACCCATCCAATGgaatacatatgtacatagtGATCCTTGCTGATTATAATTAAACGGAGAGATCGGCTTTCCTTGATCGTATCTAACTGATATCTTGCTAGTATTACCGAGTGATGTTACTTCACGAGAGTGCCGCTAGCATGGAACAGAGTGTGCCCGAGAATCTGAGCACTCACGTATACAATGAGTGCGAAGTACAATCCTGTCGGGACTCGCCTGCCAAAAAGTTGACCCCCAGTCCACCACCCGCTCCCGTTCCTGCCTCCACATTCACATCCCCTGCCAGCACCACTAAGGTGAAACTCAGTTTCAGTGTCGATAGACTACTGGGCTCAGATCCCAGCGGCAGTCGCAACCCATCTGCGTCCTCCGTGAAGTCGTGTTGCGATGGCAACATCTTCTCCTGCTGCTCTTATCCGCACTGTTTCAACCAATCTGGTGCAGATGCCACTAGGCTCGGATATGTTCCGATCCCAGCTCCTGTTCAGACCACAGCAACGCATCCGTTTCCCTACGCCGGACTCGACAAACTGTATCCCAGCCTGTATCCGGATTACAAGTCAGTGATGAGGCCATTGCCCATTCGGCCAGCAGATCATGGTAAGAAATTGTTAGAATAATAAGATAGTTATTGGTAGGATTCAGTTTGGTAGATATTCAATACAATAGATTTAGTAAGAATTTTGGAAAATCAATTCTTTTATCAGAAAATTAAATGCCTTGAAAAAAGACAAACTGACAGTAAAGAAGATGGACGTAATTATTACACTTGGTGTTTGctcaatataaataaataatgttcataaaaacaaacataattgctttaaaaatctaaaacttttgaaaaatattataactttaaGACAATGAAAGTTCCCATCCTTTGGAGCCCCTATAActaggcaacaaaaaatgtacatTGAGGCTTTGATTTCCGGTACAAGTACGGGGTATAAATAGTCATGTAAtgtctgttttttttaaatatctggCAATgctattttattaatataaagttGATCAAATTAAGACTACAATTTTGAGCAATACATAATACTCTTCGATTCAATTAATAATGGGAATTTGAAAGGAATTTTCGCATTTGCCAATCAAAAATTGTGGCGGGCTTTTGAGCTCATTCTCACATTTATAGACTTCAATTACCAATGGCAGGAAAATTACAAaggaaaatcgaaaaatgaAAGCGGAAAACGCGCATTCCCGGAAAAGCAAGCGGGAATTCTTAAGATCAGAACAACTGCAATcgagtgtttttttttcgattggAATTATTAGTTCATCTGTGGCCATATTGTGAAATATTCCTGGGGGCCAGGCCAACTGTACGATAAtcattgtttgtttgttgaaaccgccaaagaaaatatttcaatagaTTTTTGAATGATGCTTTTGTTAAGGGCTGTGTATATATGAAAAACAAATAGATTATATTGGGAGTCGGCAAGGAGATTGTTTATCATTCAGAATGATGAATATCATACGCCTTGTTGGCTTTCCTTATTTgcttttttatacatttttgagGGATTATAACGAAATAAGTCATTCTGATTTTAGATTTGTTGAGAAGACAGCTATCTAGTGTACAGCAAGGTTTAAGTTTCATATAAAGGGTTTTCGAAAAGAAAAACTCTTGTGATCATTATCCTCGAAAAGAAAGTGAAGCATGTTCCTCAAACTTATTTTCTTCTGATTCCAGaagaaaactttaaaaaagaaattaaaatttagaaaatttgtttcaaaataagttttcaaaCAAAACCCCACGCAATAAGTTCTTACAGGTTAATGATTATACTTTCCAAATCATTTGTAAAAATGTTAAAACTAATTAGCTCCTACTTGATTTAATAGAGCATCAATGaaaattatgaatatttaacaaattaacagaacCATGAACCATATGAAAATGGTACACTTGCCATTTCAGAAAGGAGAATTCGAATCCAAATGCTTTCAATCAACAGCAGAAAACGCAAAGAAACAAACAGCCTTTGAAGGCGTTTCATCAATCCTGCGGAcgcattaaataaattaaattcaaaagaaaCAGTACGattaacaaaaatttatgaacaAATTAAGAATCtgactttaaaaataaacttggGGCGTAGGGAACCTGGAAGGAAGGCCGATGATTGGATCGGAATTGTGagaataatttgtttatttgcttGAGCAATTGGGCCGTCATTTATGGTCCGATTCAGATAGCTATCCATCTAATTGCTTTCTATAATGAATTGATCCGCTGGCAATATGTTGGCTTTGAAAAATAGAATGTGGCATATCAGAAGGAGTCTGAGTCTCAGCCGTAATTCTCAGAGATTGATAGGACGACACGGGCCGAAAACTTGGGAATACTTAACCCAAGAGGCTAGGCTGCCGTTTCAGtgaatgactgactgactCACTGGCTGGTTGGCTGGCTGAGGAACTGAACAAATGACTAATTGAGCAATTGAATGCGGTATTTTTAGGGGCCAAGCCAAAGGCCAACTATTTACACAGGCACCCACTGGGGTGGCCTTTCCAGCAGAAGGAgaagatggagatggagaagCCTCTGGCCCGGCTACCTGCCGCGTCCAACTTGCTTCGCCCATTCGCCCCTCGGAAGATGCATTCCATGATGGATTGATCGCCTCGTATCGCACGTCATAAAATCGTGGCCAATCCAGATAACTTTGCTTCTCCAGATAGCATTCCCCCCCTATATTCCGTCTGATCTGactttgtatctgtatctgaggcTATTTGTTTCTGTTGCCAGTTCCGCTCCGTGTTGAGTAGTTTGTTTgattgtttttggtttttggctgCCGATCGACggatcgatcgatcgatcgatgGCTGCGGCTGAAAACATTTATCTGTGATGAAAACGCGGTCTGGGAAACAATCTGGCGCCGTGTGTCTAATTAATTAACCATTTATATGTTAATCCAATTGTTAGCTATGCTCCTGCAGTGCTCAACGATTTAAGGCCAATGATGGGTATTGGaaacttttttatatttttcaagatTCCCAACAGCAGGGCAGAGTCGTCTTTATCAATTACACTTGTCCGAATCTTCAAAGTGGCAGACACAGTCGTATTAGGTTTTATTGCATGACGCGAAGGGGAAGATTTTGTTCATGATTAGTTATTTTAAGctgaaaaattatgaataataaGAAGGTGGCTCGGATATAGTTAATACTAAAAGTTTTTAAGAGATTCCATGGCAAAACTTGGGACATTAATTGAATAAAGGTAAAGTATTATCCTTTAATTCGTTGAAGTATTCCGCACAAGAATCATATGAGTATGGAcaataatttgaataaatattgaCAATTGAAAGATAATCGATCTACAAAAAGATCAAGATACTTCGCTTAAGGATAGGATGATTTATTTGTCTTAAGGGATTTAAGTTATGATGCAGAATGGTACAGAATTCATtaacaaatcttttaaggtattcgaTTCTTAagaattgatttttaaaatacaGACATGGCTTTGAATACCAAATTCACTGTTTTTGCAAGTCCATACTTCCATAACAACtattttgaaacaaaaggATAGTATGTTAACTGTTAATGCTGAttaatggagaatcgatctagatattctttaaagtttaaagtaTTTATATTTGAATAATCGCTGTAAAAAGATTTGTAAACAATGTAGCAAGGGTGTAAAGTTCATCGTTAAGAATTCCTCGGCAAGTATTCGCAATGCCATAAATTGGGAAAAGAGTGCAAATAAATCGATAAGTGCTAAACAGAACCGCAGATTTACGAAACACAAACATACAATATATCCTCGGCAAGATGCATCCGCATCCATGCAGGCGGAATTTCGAGTGATTTAAGATGGGGGTTCGAAATTATCACAACTCATTAAGATATAGACCGGGCCACAAGATTGGCGCTCAATATTTACAAATGTATCTGAATGTCGGCAATTAAGAAGTTGGCGCTGTGCGAGGGCCTGTGCATCTCTTGGATACTCGAGGGAGGTGTTGAAAATAGCTGGAAACTCATTATAACAAACCGCCGATAGTTGACACAAACCAAATGCCTAAAGGCCAATTAAGGCGTTATTATgctagatacagatacagaaatgtatctttgtatctacATATGTATCAAGTGCAATGCATTTCCGTTGCAGTGTAAATAGACGCGAACAAATAGAGTGTTTTTCTTGAGTAAATAAAACACTCGGCCCGCAAAACAATTAGACGCATGCCGAGAGAGCccaaaatgaaaacgaaattTACATAGCAACTCGTTTATGAAAACGCcaataaaaaatgcataaactAGTTTAATGCCTGCAACAAAACAAGAATCGTATTTGTACCTACTTAAGATACgcagatatttaaaaaacatttaacaaaaaaaatagtattgGCCATCGGCCTCAACCTCGTATGCCCCATGTCGTGTTCGATTACCCCAAATAATTTTCGCCTTTCCAGAGGTAATTGtggtgtttttgttgttgttctgaTTCTCATTCCTGGTAAACAAACAGACCGCCCCGCATCCACAAAAATACCTCAATGATTATTTCCAATTAagtgaaaattttattataaacaaactcatttaaatattttcaacgTGCGCTTcattgaacaaaataatttactCAAACAACGAACGAATTcgaatttcatatttttgctgtcgaaataataatattattttcgaATTTTCTTCCCTCTTGACTGCGATTTCTGTAAATAAGGAAATGCGTAAATTGAACTTAACAAAGAATATATTATTTCCCGCGGATATACTCTGCAATTAGTGAAGGAGGATGTGCCCTATAAGTAATGGGGGAGCTtgctttataaaaataaataatctaAGAATTGTGTAAAATATGCTGCCATACGTGGGtgtacaaaaaatattctttcGCAAGAAAATAAGACTTATAGTTAAAAAGAAGCAATTTAGTATAACTTATTGCTTTCCTGTTCCTTTGATTAATATCTTTTGGACTTTATAGGGCTATTTTCTTCTAACTTTTAGATGGTAGAAAGCTAAGGGATATGTTAACGTTTTCCAATTCTTCTCTTCCATTAGTTAGTCCCACCTATCCCGCATTGGCCACAAACGCTCTGCTCCGATTccatcaacatcaacagcatAAGCCGCCGGTCAGTCCATCAGCTCCTTTACCGGGAGCGGCGTTGCTGGCGCCTCTTCACCACAGTCTGAAGAGCCTGCAACAGCAACGATTCCTGGGCAAAACCCAGCAGCAATTGGACAATATTTCCGCTTCAGCCGGAGCAGGCAGTCTTCAAAATTTGAACACCTCTAATCAGTCGAATGGAGGCGGaggcagtagcagcagcagcagcaacaataatGGGAAGCGGAAACGCTCTTGGTCACGAGCCGTCTTCACGAATCTTCAGCGGAAGGGTCTTGAGATTCAGTTCCAGCAGCAAAAGTACATAACCAAGCCCGATCGCCGCAAACTGGCTGCCCGGCTAAACCTCACAGATGCTCAGGTGAGTGGGGAGAAGGTGTTTCCAACCACAGGGAAATTAACTTATCACCTATTTCGTTATAGGTCAAGGTGTGGTTCCAAAATCGTCGCATGAAATGGCGGCACACCCGGGAAAACTTGAAAAGTGGCCAAGAGAAGCAGCCCCACCAGCAGTCCATACCACCCCCGGGAG includes these proteins:
- the LOC6497113 gene encoding ribosomal RNA-processing protein 7 homolog A, with translation MVELDGYTVVPLRTAPDVQHCHSIYMREHFIRLMDPNKPKGRTLFLLNVPPYVTEKSLKTFFSQVGTIEAVEFAAKPGKEETIKWYEGAQEPFSTTRPPFVFKVAYVVFEKSSSIGKALALKSIDLFKSSGECTIKSGMELWHEDYEKRFLLNAEKTKAQIRKYMIAYDKRERVAAEAAKNSEADADGWVTVGKDGRNAGFEQKESVINRVERKLASDKKTKELKNFYTFQIRESKMQNIVEMRKKFEEDKRKIELLKQSRRFKPF
- the LOC6498404 gene encoding sterile alpha motif domain-containing protein 15, translating into MESFSSSSSSIPTPLQRSVRDMDSPDICETPSQGDEEDFCFRYPSYMFPEVEYDDLEVPLPFKASPDSLFNLCAAVVDSQARSEVFKWSINDVAEWLRNFGYPEYEQTFRENYIDGHKLLNLDAVSLVGLNVRNFEHIRHLGRGIRALYRKELQTATETKQQSEVYKTFRARTGRGYEGIRETELLGRMHMIRSVFRDVNDWDLMELHMSRTPMRRYREVIAGARRYNLYGPSTARREPIITDDVDTSSWFNFGDCY
- the LOC6497114 gene encoding homeobox protein H2.0; its protein translation is MLLHESAASMEQSVPENLSTHVYNECEVQSCRDSPAKKLTPSPPPAPVPASTFTSPASTTKVKLSFSVDRLLGSDPSGSRNPSASSVKSCCDGNIFSCCSYPHCFNQSGADATRLGYVPIPAPVQTTATHPFPYAGLDKLYPSLYPDYKSVMRPLPIRPADHVSPTYPALATNALLRFHQHQQHKPPVSPSAPLPGAALLAPLHHSLKSLQQQRFLGKTQQQLDNISASAGAGSLQNLNTSNQSNGGGGSSSSSSNNNGKRKRSWSRAVFTNLQRKGLEIQFQQQKYITKPDRRKLAARLNLTDAQVKVWFQNRRMKWRHTRENLKSGQEKQPHQQSIPPPGGAGAGETGSKPSGTTQEVLDFSSDSCSSVDLSEEADDDETMEIDVVE